In Rosa chinensis cultivar Old Blush chromosome 1, RchiOBHm-V2, whole genome shotgun sequence, a genomic segment contains:
- the LOC112181458 gene encoding DNA repair protein RAD51 homolog 3 — MEVGRLPLSASQRGKLISAGYTTLASLSSISPSDLARDLQVPESEAFEMLKVAKLGCGLEQPDKHTAIVNGAQTAWDILNEERLLPRITTSCADLDKILGGGINCKEVTEIGGVPGIGKTQLGIQLAVNVQIPVDCGGLGGKAVYIDTEGSFMVERALQIAEASVVNWSSYSELLRKESQACQVEIQPTDILEKIYYFRICTSTEQIALINYLDQFISEHKDVKIVIIDSVTFHFRQDFEDFALRNRLLGGMALKLMNLGKKYNLAVVIFNQVTTKCTEGSFQLSLALGDSWSHCCTNRVILYWNGDERNAYIDKSPSLRSASASFSVTSGGIRNSASKHKRIRVM; from the exons ATGGAAGTGGGAAGGTTACCGCTCTCAGCATCACAAAGAGGCAAGCTCATATCAGCGGGCTATACTACTCTGGCTTCGCTCTCATCCATCTCTCCCTCCGACCTCGCTCGAG ATTTACAAGTTCCAGAGAGTGAAGCTTTCGAAATGCTCAAGGTTGCAAAACTTGGTTGTGGGTTGGAACAGCCAGATAAACATACGGCTATTGTCAATG GTGCACAAACTGCTTGGGATATCCTCAATGAGGAGAGGTTGTTACCACGCATTACTACATCTTGTGCCGATCTAGACAAAATTCTCGGTGGGGGAATTAATTGTAAAGAAGTTACTGAAATTG GTGGAGTTCCAGGCATTGGTAAAACACAGCTTGG GATTCAACTTGCAGTGAATGTGCAAATTCCTGTTGATTGTGGTGGCTTAGGTGGAAAAGCAGTATATATTG ATACTGAAGGCAGCTTTATGGTGGAGCGGGCTCTACAAATTGCTGAAGCTTCTGTAGTAAACTGGTCATCTTATAGTGAACTTTTGCGGAAGGAATCCCAAGCTTGCCAAGTTGAAATACAGCCTACTGATATCCTGGAAAAGATATATTATTTTCGCATTTGCACTTCCACAGAGCAAATTGCCCTGATAAATTACTTAGACCAATTCATCTCGGAGCATAAAGAT GTTAAGATTGTTATCATTGATAGTGTTACTTTTCACTTCCGCCAAGATTTTGAGGACTTTGCTCTCAGGAATCGATTACTTGGTGGAATGGCCTTAAAGTTGATGAACCTTGGAAAAAAGTACAATCTGGCG GTTGTCATATTCAATCAAGTAACCACTAAGTGTACAGAAGGTTCATTCCAATTGAGTCTAGCATTGG GTGATAGCTGGTCACATTGTTGTACAAATCGAGTCATATTGTATTGGAATGGTGATGAACGGAATGCATACATAGACAAGTCACCTTCTTTACGATCCGCATCAGCCTCATTTTCTGTGACCAGTGGAGGGATTAGGAATTCTGCTTCAAAACACAAACGAATCAGAGTGATGTGA